One genomic region from Thermococcus sp. EP1 encodes:
- a CDS encoding DUF998 domain-containing protein has protein sequence MEKIRPKQGKPCLYIAYLSVAISLFSIAIAIILSEWFNIMNNALSDLGHAIMSPVAPIFNFGLGLGAALIIYVSALCIYQFSKLLSVVGFLTGFTLILVAVFDEIYGELHIKVSIAFFLSLALFLIAYAVYFKSYLPLPALGISIIAWILHLRYDMPRGAAIPELVSIFATLPFYIAVIKRFQER, from the coding sequence ATGGAAAAAATTCGCCCAAAACAGGGGAAACCTTGTCTGTATATTGCCTATCTTTCCGTGGCTATTTCCCTATTCTCAATAGCAATAGCAATAATTCTTTCGGAATGGTTTAACATAATGAACAATGCACTAAGTGACCTTGGACATGCTATAATGAGCCCTGTAGCCCCAATATTCAATTTTGGACTAGGCCTCGGAGCAGCCCTTATCATATACGTTTCAGCACTATGCATTTATCAATTTAGCAAACTCCTCTCCGTTGTTGGATTTTTAACCGGCTTTACGTTGATACTTGTAGCAGTATTTGACGAGATTTATGGAGAGCTCCACATAAAAGTCTCTATAGCATTTTTCCTCTCACTGGCCCTATTTCTAATAGCTTATGCAGTTTATTTCAAGAGCTACCTTCCTCTGCCAGCTTTAGGAATATCTATCATTGCGTGGATTCTTCATCTCAGGTATGATATGCCTAGAGGAGCGGCCATTCCAGAGCTTGTGTCGATATTTGCAACACTTCCCTTCTATATTG
- a CDS encoding 60S ribosomal export protein NMD3, with product MSERFCYRCGISETEGGPLIDGLCQVCFRKENPVLLVEDEINTELCQNCGSYKVRGTWVDPKTYELEDLIFEVSDNALMENLSVDERIKEIKIVPKEELEEIGDLFTGEAYVSFEPIDWHIEYFPAIITYEIEIKARIHELQRELHHEKKKVIIYVRQTVCPRCQKFLGGYFEAILQVRAEDRKLTKEERDKISKLVEEKVDEIMKRDRMGFIQDTVEKEEGIDFYMGSTSAARKLAQFIRDKYGGNISEAYQLIGQDRVTSKEVYRTSVSIRLPKFRRGDIVGDKKGNVYKVEEVTGKGLSLKNLYTHESEHKDWKSAKRDEIDTIDHEKIEAMVTSLTPREVHLMDMQSYETFEIEKPKVKIEEGKVYKLIKVKGRYYVEEKKKTD from the coding sequence ATGAGTGAGAGATTTTGCTACAGATGCGGAATAAGCGAGACTGAAGGAGGCCCCTTAATAGATGGACTTTGTCAAGTTTGTTTTAGAAAAGAAAACCCTGTTCTCCTTGTAGAGGATGAAATAAACACAGAACTTTGCCAAAATTGTGGTAGTTATAAGGTTAGAGGAACATGGGTTGATCCAAAAACCTATGAACTGGAGGATCTCATCTTCGAAGTTTCAGATAATGCGCTCATGGAAAACCTTTCAGTTGATGAAAGAATAAAAGAGATAAAAATAGTCCCAAAAGAAGAACTTGAAGAGATTGGAGATTTATTTACAGGAGAAGCGTATGTGAGCTTTGAACCAATCGATTGGCACATAGAGTATTTCCCAGCTATAATAACATATGAGATAGAGATTAAGGCTAGAATTCACGAGCTCCAGCGGGAACTCCACCACGAGAAAAAGAAAGTAATAATCTATGTGAGGCAAACCGTGTGCCCAAGATGTCAAAAGTTCTTGGGAGGCTACTTTGAGGCAATTTTACAAGTTAGGGCAGAAGATAGGAAGCTCACAAAAGAAGAGCGAGACAAAATCTCAAAGCTCGTTGAAGAGAAAGTTGATGAGATTATGAAACGTGACAGAATGGGCTTTATCCAAGATACTGTGGAAAAAGAAGAGGGTATAGATTTCTATATGGGATCCACCTCAGCTGCGAGAAAGCTTGCCCAGTTTATACGGGATAAATATGGGGGGAATATAAGTGAGGCGTATCAACTAATAGGACAAGATAGAGTGACAAGTAAAGAAGTTTATAGAACAAGTGTCAGTATAAGGCTTCCAAAATTCAGAAGAGGAGATATCGTCGGAGATAAAAAGGGAAACGTGTACAAAGTTGAAGAGGTCACCGGAAAGGGCCTCTCCCTGAAAAACCTCTATACTCATGAGAGTGAACATAAAGATTGGAAAAGCGCAAAAAGAGATGAAATTGACACAATAGACCATGAGAAAATTGAAGCAATGGTGACAAGTCTAACACCAAGAGAAGTGCACCTTATGGATATGCAGAGCTATGAAACTTTTGAAATCGAAAAACCCAAAGTCAAAATAGAAGAAGGCAAAGTTTACAAGCTTATTAAGGTTAAGGGAAGGTATTATGTAGAAGAGAAAAAGAAAACAGACTAA
- the cdr gene encoding CoA-disulfide reductase: MKMKRVVIIGAGAAGMSTASRVKRLRPDWDVKVFERTEWVSHAPCGVPYVIEGISPQEKLMHYPPEFFIKKRGIDLHLNAEVIEVEQGIVRVREKDTEKNYEWDYLVFANGASPHSLNIEGVNLQGVFTADLPPDAVAIREYMEKNDVRNVVVIGTGYIALEMAEAFVVQGKNVTLIGRSERVLRKTFDKDITDIVEQKLREHINLRLGEQTLRIEGKGKVEKVITDASEYNADLVIIATGIKPNIELAQQLGVKIGETGAIWTNERMQTSIENVYAAGDVAETKHLITGNRVWVPLAPPGNKMGYVAGSNIAGVDIAFPGVLGTAITKFMDLEIGKTGLTEQEALKDGYDVKTAFIEARTKPHYYPGGKKIWLKAIADKENGKLLGLQAVGAEILPRIDTFAVALQAGFTTKDLFFADLAYAPPFAPVWDPLVVLARVLKF, from the coding sequence ATGAAAATGAAGCGTGTAGTTATCATAGGTGCTGGTGCAGCAGGCATGAGTACTGCCTCACGAGTAAAGAGATTAAGGCCCGATTGGGACGTAAAAGTTTTTGAACGGACCGAATGGGTAAGTCATGCCCCTTGTGGAGTCCCATATGTCATTGAAGGCATCTCACCACAGGAAAAACTTATGCATTATCCCCCTGAATTTTTCATTAAAAAGAGAGGCATAGACCTTCATCTAAATGCAGAAGTAATAGAGGTTGAACAAGGAATAGTGAGAGTGAGAGAAAAGGATACAGAAAAGAATTACGAATGGGACTACTTAGTATTTGCAAATGGTGCTTCTCCCCATAGTCTAAATATAGAAGGAGTCAATCTTCAAGGAGTTTTCACTGCGGATCTACCACCAGATGCTGTAGCAATAAGGGAGTACATGGAAAAAAATGATGTTAGAAACGTTGTTGTTATTGGAACCGGATACATTGCTCTAGAAATGGCCGAAGCTTTTGTTGTTCAAGGAAAGAACGTAACTCTAATTGGAAGAAGCGAGAGAGTCCTAAGAAAGACCTTTGACAAAGACATCACCGACATAGTCGAGCAAAAGCTGAGAGAGCACATTAACCTACGTCTTGGAGAGCAAACACTTAGAATAGAAGGGAAAGGAAAAGTAGAGAAAGTTATTACAGATGCTTCTGAATACAACGCAGACCTAGTTATAATTGCCACGGGTATAAAGCCTAACATTGAGTTAGCTCAACAGTTAGGAGTTAAAATAGGAGAGACCGGAGCAATATGGACTAACGAAAGGATGCAGACAAGTATTGAGAATGTTTATGCAGCAGGAGACGTTGCAGAGACAAAGCATTTGATAACAGGAAACAGGGTTTGGGTGCCTTTAGCTCCACCAGGCAACAAAATGGGTTATGTAGCTGGAAGCAACATAGCTGGTGTCGATATAGCATTCCCCGGAGTTTTAGGCACAGCGATAACAAAGTTCATGGATTTAGAGATTGGAAAGACTGGGCTTACAGAACAGGAGGCGTTAAAAGACGGTTATGATGTAAAAACCGCATTCATAGAAGCAAGAACAAAGCCCCATTACTATCCCGGAGGGAAGAAAATCTGGCTTAAAGCAATAGCAGACAAAGAGAACGGAAAACTCTTAGGACTTCAAGCAGTTGGTGCAGAAATCCTTCCAAGAATAGATACGTTTGCAGTTGCTTTACAAGCAGGGTTTACCACTAAGGACTTGTTCTTTGCTGATTTGGCCTATGCACCACCATTTGCACCAGTGTGGGATCCATTGGTGGTCTTGGCAAGGGTTTTGAAGTTCTGA